Proteins from a genomic interval of Syngnathus typhle isolate RoL2023-S1 ecotype Sweden linkage group LG15, RoL_Styp_1.0, whole genome shotgun sequence:
- the alkbh4 gene encoding alpha-ketoglutarate-dependent dioxygenase alkB homolog 4 isoform X1, with protein MIPDSVAFCACKGIRRCLLCEKLKEGQLPEEKVVNRFLYNPESMLAVRKGGEPGSFLFPGVFLWEDFLSEEEEKELISSMDKDVWNLSQSGRKKQDFGPKVNFKKKKVRFANFSGLPPLSKKLVLRMQQEQSLTGFQPVEQCNLDYQPQRGSAIDPHLDDSWLWGERLVTVNMLSDTVLTMSLEQGLPHLRLPGEVNVAVALPRRSLVMLYGEARHRWKHGILRKDVRERRVCSTYRELSAEFLPGGQYGELGAQLLNVAASFNGTPI; from the exons ATGATTCCGGATAGTGTCGCTTTTTGTGCTTGCAAAGGTATCCGTCGCTGTCTTCTGTGTGAGAAGCTTAAAGAAGGTCAATTACCAGAAGAAAAG GTTGTCAATCGTTTCCTGTACAACCCAGAGTCAATGCTCGCCGTTCGCAAAGGTGGTGAGCCAGGATCCTTCCTCTTTCCCGGTGTGTTCCTGTGGGAGGACTTCCTATcggaagaggaggaaaaggagCTGATTAGCAGCATGGACAAGGACGTCTGGAATCTGTCTCAATCGGGTCGAAAAAAACAG GACTTTGGCCCAAAAGTGAACttcaagaagaagaaagtgcGCTTCGCCAATTTCAGTGGGCTTCCTCCATTGAGTAAAAAACTAGTGCTGCGAATGCAACAGGAACAAAGTCTGACGGGCTTTCAGCCTGTGGAGCAATGCAATCTGGACTACCAGCCTCAGCGGGGCTCCGCCATCGACCCCCACCTGGACGACTCCTGGCTGTGGGGGGAGCGTCTGGTCACTGTCAATATGCTGTCGGACACAGTGCTGACCATGTCGCTGGAGCAGGGACTCCCACACCTCAGACTGCCAGGGGAAGTGAATGTAGCTGTGGCTCTACCGCGCAGATCTTTGGTCATGTTGTACGGAGAGGCGCGGCATCGCTGGAAACACGGCATTCTCCGGAAGGACGTTCGAGAACGCAGAGTCTGCAGCACCTACAGGGAACTGTCGGCCGAGTTCCTCCCCGGTGGGCAGTATGGTGAGCTGGGAGCTCAGCTACTCAACGTTGCTGCTAGCTTCAATGGAACGCCTATATAG
- the alkbh4 gene encoding alpha-ketoglutarate-dependent dioxygenase alkB homolog 4 isoform X2: MLAVRKGGEPGSFLFPGVFLWEDFLSEEEEKELISSMDKDVWNLSQSGRKKQDFGPKVNFKKKKVRFANFSGLPPLSKKLVLRMQQEQSLTGFQPVEQCNLDYQPQRGSAIDPHLDDSWLWGERLVTVNMLSDTVLTMSLEQGLPHLRLPGEVNVAVALPRRSLVMLYGEARHRWKHGILRKDVRERRVCSTYRELSAEFLPGGQYGELGAQLLNVAASFNGTPI, encoded by the exons ATGCTCGCCGTTCGCAAAGGTGGTGAGCCAGGATCCTTCCTCTTTCCCGGTGTGTTCCTGTGGGAGGACTTCCTATcggaagaggaggaaaaggagCTGATTAGCAGCATGGACAAGGACGTCTGGAATCTGTCTCAATCGGGTCGAAAAAAACAG GACTTTGGCCCAAAAGTGAACttcaagaagaagaaagtgcGCTTCGCCAATTTCAGTGGGCTTCCTCCATTGAGTAAAAAACTAGTGCTGCGAATGCAACAGGAACAAAGTCTGACGGGCTTTCAGCCTGTGGAGCAATGCAATCTGGACTACCAGCCTCAGCGGGGCTCCGCCATCGACCCCCACCTGGACGACTCCTGGCTGTGGGGGGAGCGTCTGGTCACTGTCAATATGCTGTCGGACACAGTGCTGACCATGTCGCTGGAGCAGGGACTCCCACACCTCAGACTGCCAGGGGAAGTGAATGTAGCTGTGGCTCTACCGCGCAGATCTTTGGTCATGTTGTACGGAGAGGCGCGGCATCGCTGGAAACACGGCATTCTCCGGAAGGACGTTCGAGAACGCAGAGTCTGCAGCACCTACAGGGAACTGTCGGCCGAGTTCCTCCCCGGTGGGCAGTATGGTGAGCTGGGAGCTCAGCTACTCAACGTTGCTGCTAGCTTCAATGGAACGCCTATATAG
- the LOC133167896 gene encoding E3 ubiquitin-protein ligase CBL-like — MAGNPRRGAGLIGLMKDAFQPHQQPMQPHQPAAVDKKMVEKCWKLMDKVVRLCQNPKVALKNSPPYILDLLPDTYQHLRTVLSRYESRMDMLGENEYFRVVMDNLTNKTKQTMSLFKEAKERMYEENSQPRRNLTKLSLIFSHMLAELKAIFPNGLFQGDNFRITKADAAEFWRRSFGDKTIVPWRTFRQALHEFHPIGSGLEAMALKSTIDLTCNDCISVFEFDIFTRLFQPWSSLLRNWNSLAVTHPGYMAFLTYDEVKARLHRFIHKPGSYIFRLSCTRLGQWAIGYVTADGNILQTIPHNKPLFQALIDGYREGFYLFPDGRAQNPDLTGLCEPSPQDHIKVTQEQYELYCEMGSTFQLCKICAENDKDVKIEPCRHLMCTSCLTAWQDSEGQGCPFCRCEIKGTEPIVVDPFHPKAGGGAFTGFQGGAGRAEAATNDEDDDERLEDQNLVMSRLACSKVERPASPVSQLPPVPPRLDLLQQRPSNLHSQLVQGACAKMGATHRDKPLPLPPALRELPPPPPPERPYSASAAGDPRLQRRPLPSTPDTPAWATNYMVPRPVCKAPAASEAGRAQVATNAIYCLAARSLPTSAVSSREKLTTDSEENEYMSPTSLPASGAPWNITGSSVPPPPGQANHYREVGGEGNNVDTADPQVYEAMCNIQAQAASAEPIDDECPQHACAAVYQAKSTDGPLDDTYEYDRLPAPARRALADGPSKAFGTLSIDGAVEAGLYAAGADPERPPKPLPRRTNSDWRVGPPNREAASPERPTEWLSGEIECLMSQGYSIQDIQKALLIARNNLETAKNILREFVSVPSAAHVAT, encoded by the exons ATGGCCGGAAACCCGAGGAGAGGCGCGGGTCTCATCGGCTTGATGAAGGACGCCTTTCAGCCCCACCAGCAGCCCATGCAGCCCCACCAGCCCGCCGCAGTGGACAAGAAAATGGTGGAGAAATGCTGGAAGTTAATGGATAAG GTGGTGCGCTTGTGCCAGAACCCCAAGGTGGCGCTGAAGAACAGCCCACCGTACATCCTGGACCTGCTGCCCGACACCTACCAGCACCTGCGCACTGTCCTGTCGCGCTACGAGAGCCGCATGGACATGCTGGGCGAGAACGAGTATTTCCGCGTGGTCATGGACAACCTGACCAACAAGACCAAACAGACCATGAGCTTGTTCAAGGAGGCTAAGGAGAGGATGTACGAGGAGAACTCCCAGCCCAG GCGAAACCTGACCAAGCTATCGCTCATCTTCAGTCACATGCTGGCCGAGCTCAAAGCCATCTTCCCCAACGGCCTCTTCCAGGGCGACAACTTCCGGATCACCAAAGCCGACGCTGCCGAGTTTTGGAGGCGCTCCTTCGGGGACAA GACCATCGTGCCATGGAGGACCTTCCGGCAGGCGCTGCATGAGTTTCACCCCATCGGCTCGGGTCTGGAGGCCATGGCGCTCAAGTCCACCATCGACCTCACCTGCAACGACTGCATCTCCGtctttgagtttgacatcttCACCAGGCTCTTTCAG CCGTGGTCGTCCCTGCTGAGGAACTGGAACAGTCTTGCGGTCACGCACCCGGGCTACATGGCCTTCCTGACCTACGACGAGGTCAAGGCTCGACTGCACAGGTTCATCCACAAGCCCGGCAG CTACATCTTCAGGCTGAGCTGTACACGGCTGGGTCAGTGGGCCATTGGCTACGTGACAGCTGACGGCAACATTCTGCAGACCATCCCTCATAACAAGCCTTTGTTCCAAGCGCTCATCGACGGCTACAGAGAGGGATT ctaCCTATTCCCAGATGGCCGCGCACAGAACCCAGACCTAACGGGCCTGTGCGAACCTTCCCCGCAAGACCACATCAAAGTCACCCAG GAGCAGTACGAGTTGTACTGCGAGATGGGCTCCACCTTCCAGCTGTGCAAAATCTGCGCCGAGAACGACAAGGACGTCAAGATAGAGCCCTGCCGGCACCTGATgtgcacttcctgtctgaccgcCTGGCAG GATTCGGAGGGTCAGGGCTGCCCCTTCTGCCGCTGTGAGATCAAGGGCACCGAGCCCATCGTGGTGGACCCTTTTCACCCCAAAGCCGGCGGAGGAGCTTTCACTGGATTCCAAGGAGGGGCCGGCCGTGCTGAGGCAGCCACCAacgacgaggacgacgacgagCGTCTGGAAGACCAGAACCTCGTCATGAGCAGGCTGGCCTGCAGCAAG GTGGAGCGCCCGGCGTCTCCCGTGTCCCAGCTGCCTCCGGTTCCGCCCCGGCTCGACCTGCTTCAGCAGAGACCCTCGAACTTGCACAGCCAGCTGGTCCAAGGAGCCTGCGCTAAG ATGGGGGCCACACACAGGGACAAGCCCCTCCCGTTGCCCCCGGCGCTCCGAGAGCTTCCACCGCCGCCTCCCCCAGAGCGCCCCTACTCGGCGTCAGCAGCAGGGGACCCCAGGCTACAGAGGAGACCCCTGCCCTCAACGCCCGACACACCGGCCTGGGCCACCAACTACATGGTGCCGCGACCCGTCTGCAAGGCGCCCGCTGCCTCCGAGGCAGGCAGGGCCCAGGTGGCCACCAACGCCATCTACTGCCTGGCCGCCAG ATCGTTGCCGACGTCGGCCGTGTCCAGCAGGGAGAAGTTGACCACCGACAGCGAGGAGAACGAGTACATGAGTCCCACCTCTCTCCCGGCATCGGGCGCGCCGTGGAATATCACCGGCTCGtcggtgccgccgccgcctggcCAAGCAAACCACTACCGCGAAGTCGG CGGCGAGGGCAACAATGTGGACACGGCGGACCCTCAGGTGTATGAGGCCATGTGCAACATCCAGGCCCAGGCGGCTTCGGCCGAGCCCATCGATGACG agtGTCCTCAGCACGCCTGCGCCGCCGTCTACCAGGCCAAGTCCACGGACGGCCCCTTGGATGACACGTATGAGTACGACCGCCTGCCGGCACCTGCCCGGCGGGCGCTGGCAGACGGTCCCTCCAAAGCCTTCGGCACGCTCAGCATCGACGGAGCCGTCGAAGCCG GTTTGTACGCAGCCGGCGCAGACCCCGAGCGCCCCCCCAAGCCTCTCCCACGCCGCACCAACTCAGACTGGCGGGTTGGGCCGCCCAACCGTGAGGCGGCCTCGCCGGAGCGGCCCACGGAGTGGCTGAGCGGTGAGATCGAGTGCCTGATGTCTCAGGGCTACTCCATCCAGGACATCCAGAAGGCACTACTGATTGCCCGGAACAACCTTGAGACAGCCAAGAACATCCTTCGAGAGTTTGTGTCCGTGCCCTCGGCGGCGCACGTCGCCACATAA